From one Streptomyces sp. 846.5 genomic stretch:
- a CDS encoding MarR family transcriptional regulator — translation MKAPGSSDILVDELFATTVRLRAFTDARLRECGASVARVRAMRMLAASPEPLRMRDLSEMLGVAARTTTTIVDSLEREGLVERIRHPVDRRAFLLTLTPLGRERHQEAEAVDREALAEATRGLDQADRARLRDLLAVIRQAVSEQAVSEQAVSE, via the coding sequence ATGAAGGCACCCGGCAGCAGCGACATCCTGGTGGACGAGCTCTTCGCCACCACCGTGCGGCTCCGCGCCTTCACGGACGCGCGGCTGCGCGAGTGCGGCGCCTCGGTGGCCCGGGTCCGGGCCATGCGGATGCTGGCCGCCTCCCCGGAGCCGCTGCGGATGCGGGATCTCAGCGAGATGCTCGGCGTGGCGGCGCGGACCACCACGACCATCGTGGACAGCCTGGAGCGGGAGGGGCTGGTGGAGCGGATCCGTCACCCCGTGGACCGCAGGGCCTTCCTGCTGACCCTGACCCCGCTCGGACGCGAGCGGCACCAGGAGGCCGAGGCGGTGGACCGGGAGGCTCTCGCCGAAGCCACCCGCGGGCTGGACCAGGCGGACCGGGCCCGGCTCCGGGACCTGCTCGCGGTGATCCGACAGGCCGTCAGCGAGCAGGCCGTCAGTGAGCAGGCCGTCAGCGAGTAG
- a CDS encoding DUF1697 domain-containing protein → MAEPYIAFLRAVNVGGRKAPMATVRELFAGLGLEDVRSYIASGNVFFRPPGGDDVPVDRPALTSAIEARLAEGLGFEVPVMVRTASELESALAAAPFDGIELTPEIRLSLAFSSEPLTGLQFPLRSPKDDWEVLGATRGELFVVLHLPDGRMHGNPMAAIEKTLGVKLTARFFHTSAKILAAAREGATR, encoded by the coding sequence GTGGCCGAGCCCTACATCGCCTTCCTGCGAGCGGTCAACGTCGGTGGCCGCAAGGCGCCGATGGCCACGGTCCGCGAGCTCTTCGCCGGGCTCGGGCTGGAGGACGTCCGCAGCTACATCGCCAGCGGCAACGTCTTCTTCCGGCCGCCCGGCGGCGACGACGTCCCTGTCGACCGGCCCGCGCTGACCTCGGCCATCGAGGCCCGGCTGGCCGAGGGGCTCGGGTTCGAGGTGCCGGTGATGGTCAGGACCGCCTCGGAGCTGGAGTCGGCACTGGCCGCGGCCCCGTTCGACGGGATCGAGCTCACCCCGGAGATCCGGCTGAGCCTGGCCTTCAGCTCGGAGCCGCTGACCGGCCTTCAGTTCCCGCTGCGCTCGCCCAAGGACGACTGGGAGGTGCTCGGGGCGACCCGGGGCGAGCTGTTCGTGGTGCTGCATCTGCCGGACGGGCGGATGCACGGCAATCCGATGGCGGCGATCGAGAAGACCCTCGGCGTGAAGCTCACGGCCCGGTTCTTCCACACCTCGGCGAAGATCCTGGCGGCGGCCCGGGAGGGCGCTACTCGCTGA